From one Chanodichthys erythropterus isolate Z2021 chromosome 3, ASM2448905v1, whole genome shotgun sequence genomic stretch:
- the kctd13 gene encoding BTB/POZ domain-containing adapter for CUL3-mediated RhoA degradation protein 1, whose product MSAEASGSSGGNVVTVSGSGSSSSSHVGEGKADRSLAGSKYVKLNVGGTLHYTTVQTLSKEDSLLRSICDGSTEVTIDSEGWVVLDRCGRHFSLVLNFLRDGTVPLPESTRELEEVLKEAQYYRLQGLVQHCLTTLQKRRDVCRGCHIPMITSAKEEQRMIATCRKPVVKLQNNRGNNKYSYTSNSDDNLLKNIELFDKLGLRFNGRVLFIKDVLGDEICCWSFYGEGRKIAEVCCTSIVYATEKKQTKVEFPEARIFEETLNILIYENGRGSGSGGMALLESGGVSSPGVGQSEEEGAGVGGGDRRVRRIHVRRHIMHDERGHGQQTVYKD is encoded by the exons ATGTCTGCTGAGGCATCTGGTTCATCTGGTGGGAATGTGGTGACTGTGTCCGGTTCTGGCTCATCATCCTCCAGCCATGTTGGGGAAGGAAAGGCCGACAGGAGCCTGGCGGGCAGTAAGTATGTGAAGCTCAATGTGGGGGGAACTCTCCACTACACCACCGTCCAGACGCTCAGCAAGGAGGACAGTCTGCTCCGGAGTATTTGTGATGGGAGCACGGAGGTCACCATAGACTCTGAGG GCTGGGTGGTGCTAGACAGATGTGGGAGACACTTTTCCCTGGTGCTGAACTTCCTGCGGGACGGGACAGTTCCTTTGCCGGAGAGCACACGGGAGCTGGAGGAAGTGTTGAAAGAGGCGCAGTACTACAGGCTCCAGGGTCTTGTTCAGCATTGCCTCACCACATTACAG AAACGCAGAGATGTCTGCAGGGGTTGTCACATTCCTATGATCACTTCAGCCAAAGAGGAACAGAGAATGATAGCAACATGTAGGAAG CCAGTGGTGAAACTGCAGAATAACAGAGGGAACAATAAATACTCCTATACCAG CAACTCTGATGATAACCTTCTGAAGAACATTGAGCTGTTCGATAAGCTGGGGCTGCGCTTTAACGGCAGAGTGTTGTTCATTAAAGACGTGCTGGGAGATGAGATATGCTGCTGGTCTTTCTACGGCGAGGGGCGCAAGATTGCTGAAGTCTGCTGTACCTCTATTGTTTATGCCACTGAGAAGAAACAGACCAAA GTTGAGTTCCCAGAAGCTCGTATCTTTGAGGAGACACTCAACATTTTGATCTATGAAAATGGGCGAGGCTCGGGTTCGGGAGGCATGGCCCTGCTGGAGTCAGGGGGCGTCTCGTCACCAGGTGTGGGCCAGTCTGAGGAGGAAGGGGCGGGTGTAGGGGGCGGGGATAGGCGGGTGAGGCGCATTCATGTTCGGAGGCATATTATGCATGATGAAAGGGGTCACGGACAGCAGACTGTTTACAAAGACTGA